TGAAGGAATAAAAATGGGGTTCACTAATATAATTATACCCGATAGAAATAAAGATAAAATTTCTGTTAAAGATAATGTTAATTTAATTGGTATATCTTCTTTAAAAGAAGGTATTAGTAAAGTATTTTAATTGTGTAGGGTGAGAGAAGTGAGAATAGAAAAAGATAAAGAGTTAATGAATATACTTAAAATAATGGCACCAGGGACACCGCTAAGAGAAGGTTTAGAGAATATATTGAGAGCTAAAACCGGTGGATTATTAGTTCTAGGGGATAGTGATCAAATATTAAAGTTAGTAGATGGTGGATTTAAAATAAACTCAGAATATAGTCCATCTTATGTTTATGAATTGGCTAAAATGGATGGCTCAATCGTATTAAGTAGCGATTTAAAAAAGATATTATGTGCTAATGCTCAATTAATACCAGAATCAGCTATACCTACTTTTGAAACAGGAACAAGACATAGAACTGCGGATAGAGTAGCAAAGCAAACAGGCGCTATAGTAATAGCTATTTCTCAGAGAAGAAATATAATAACTGTTTATAAAGGTGGAATAAAGTATGTACTAAGAGATAGTAGTATAATACTAGCAAGAGCTAATCAAGCTCTGCAAACATTAGAAAAATATGTAGCTGTTTTGGATAGAGTGGTAAATAACTTAAATATACTAGAATTTAAGGATATAGCAAC
Above is a window of Clostridium sporogenes DNA encoding:
- the disA gene encoding DNA integrity scanning diadenylate cyclase DisA, which translates into the protein MRIEKDKELMNILKIMAPGTPLREGLENILRAKTGGLLVLGDSDQILKLVDGGFKINSEYSPSYVYELAKMDGSIVLSSDLKKILCANAQLIPESAIPTFETGTRHRTADRVAKQTGAIVIAISQRRNIITVYKGGIKYVLRDSSIILARANQALQTLEKYVAVLDRVVNNLNILEFKDIATLFDVLTAIQRSEMVMRIVSEIERYICELGNEGRLIDMQLSELIKSVEEDGILLIRDYCRSNMEYEDIYKQIQGLSSEELLNLEGLSKIIGYTGVPLVDTLISPRGYRMINKIPRIPSNVIENLVANFNQLKCVMEASYEQLDNVEGIGEARAKAIKNGLRRLREQIMLDKV